The candidate division KSB1 bacterium region ATCTCGGTGGCGTTCTGGAACATGTTGGGCGCTGGTGTGTTCGGCTTTCTGATCAATCCGCCCATTGTGCTCTATTACATCCAGGGCATCAACACCACGCCGATCCATGGACATACCGCTTTATTCGGCGTCTATGGCTTGCTGGCCATTGCCCTGATGCTGTTTTCGGTCAGGCATATTTTCAAGAAAGCCGCCTGGTCGGATAATTTATTGAAATGGAGCTTCTGGGGCTTGAACGGCGGTCTGATGCTGATGACAGTCTTGAGCCTGATTCCATCGGGATTCTATCAATTCTATTATGCCGTGCGAGATGGTCTATGGTACGCCCGCAGCCCCGAAGTTGCCACCAGCAAAGCCATCCAGACGTTCTCCTGGATGCGGGTGGCTCCTGATCTGGTGTTTGCAGCAGGGGCGATTTTGTTGTTCGTCTTTTTGGTGAGAGCGGTGCGGATATCGTTTTGTAAAAAGCAAAATTAAAATTATTTCCCACGGATCATGGGACGCCCACAGATTTATAAAAAAATAATCAGCGATAGTTCTATGATCCGTGGGAAAATGAATTAGTTTATGAGGTAGACGATGCAAAAAAATCAATCTTCAAAATTGCCTTCCGCCGAAGCTGTTCGGCTGGAACAACTCATTGACTATTCCGCCAATTCCATCGTCAGTCGAGAAATCCTGAAAACCAAAACTGGCACACTGACGTTATTCGCCTTCGATGCGGGACAGGGATTAAGCGAGCATTCGGCGCCATTCGATGCCGTGGTGCACGTTCTGGATGGTCAGGCAGAAATTATGATCGGCGGAAAGATCGTGATTGCGAAAGCAGGCGAGACCGTGCTCATGCCTGCCAATGTGCCACATGCAGTGACTGCCCATCAAAGATTCAAGATGTTGTTGATCATGATTCGGGAATAGATTTGGGCGACGTGAGATATGCAATGAGAGGGAGGAGAAACCTATCCAGAGCTATTTGCCATCTCACGTCGCTCATTTTGTGTTTTCTATCTAATAAATAGCCGGTATGACATTTGCGGTTTCATTGGTCCTCTGTGAATGC contains the following coding sequences:
- a CDS encoding cbb3-type cytochrome c oxidase subunit I, with the translated sequence ISVAFWNMLGAGVFGFLINPPIVLYYIQGINTTPIHGHTALFGVYGLLAIALMLFSVRHIFKKAAWSDNLLKWSFWGLNGGLMLMTVLSLIPSGFYQFYYAVRDGLWYARSPEVATSKAIQTFSWMRVAPDLVFAAGAILLFVFLVRAVRISFCKKQN
- a CDS encoding cupin domain-containing protein, coding for MQKNQSSKLPSAEAVRLEQLIDYSANSIVSREILKTKTGTLTLFAFDAGQGLSEHSAPFDAVVHVLDGQAEIMIGGKIVIAKAGETVLMPANVPHAVTAHQRFKMLLIMIRE